GTGAGTGGATAGGTAGCATATATGGCCTAGGAAGCACCAAAACTCTCGGGGGGTCTCCATATCGTGTTCGACATTCTCCGACACTCCAACACTCTCACGAGCAATCGACACGTCGTCGACGATCTAGACATGCCAGTAACACACGAGTCCAGTATCTCAAAGAGACATTTCGACACGCacgaggtcaattttaagcatttttcaataaatttggaatcaaaatataaatttatcaaaaaaaacatatacttaaatcatatatccagccatcccaaaattaatatattcaaccaggaaaaaaaaattaatcgttAATtcctaaaagaaaaggaagaagaagaataaactCTCCgctacatgataatttatcatgtatatataaaaatatacatttaatatacaacatatCCAAACatatcgaaattttttattttttaataaatgacatgtcggcgtgtcgtgttgTGTCTCATATCACATGTCACGTGTCGGTGTCGATGCTACTTAACATATAGCGCAGTATCCTTATACAAGGATGGAATGAGGAACTTCAATGGATGGTTAAAGCAACAAAGGGAAAAGACTTTGTGGCAAGACTCCTCAAGGTATCCTTTCTAGCAACCACGTATGGCATTTGGATGGAGCACAACCGTAGGCGGGTTCAAAACAAGTCGACGAACATCCACATTACTTTGGCTAACGTGCGTAAATATGTAAAAGGTAGAACTTCACCCTACCGAAAATTAGTCCTTCTTAGACAAATATTGTTTTAGTTACTATGTGGATACTTTCTAACTCCATCTTTTTGAACTATTAGCTCTATTTACATCTTACACACACAAAAATCACTATTTAAGATCCATAacctttcttttaaaaaatttctttcaaagcACCAATGGTAACTTCATTCAAACTAAGATTATCTACGGTGATTGtagacactttttttttctactacCAAATCGTAGATGCAATTCTCAACCATATCCACTCCTTGCCCTTGTGACTAAACACAATCACAAAGTTGATGTTCTTCTATGCAACTTCACTTGGGCAAGGACCATGTTCCTCATCTTGAGGAGCATGCTTGTAAAGGTGCTTATACATAATATTCTCGGGGTCGTATCTCGAGCATCCAATGCCCCGTTTACGTGATATCTACGTAATAAAACTTGTAATGAGAGCTTTCTGATGAGCTCAATAttaatggactgaattgaaaaatcaaggatCCGATATTTTGGCTAAAGCGGGGCAATACACTTGGGtctagggaaaattatccaaaaaaccTAGACATATTgcagttttgtcaattgagtcataaactatttaattttattaattgagttctaaacctttttatatttgCAAATTTAGTGCATCGGCCAATTTTAGCAAGAAATTGCTAATATGGACTCTGGCTATCTTATATGGCACTGCTGAtgttgacgtagataatttttaacaagtataatttttttaacttatttatttattcatttattttcttatgtctccctttttcattttttttaatttctttccatttttcccTCCGTAGGCCTCAAACAATGGCCCTCGTTGGATCAGGTGAGGGCAGCCCTTCATCAAATCTACAcgggcaagggttgcccttgccCGCCCAAGTAAGGGCAGCCCACACCCGCCCAGGTGAAGGCTACCCTCGGTTGATCCAATGAGCGTGGCCCTTGCCAACCCAAGCTCGAGTGTCCCTCAAGGCCAatgagggcaacccttgcctaAGGCCAACGGCTTCCACCAATTATTGACAAGGCCTAGCGATGACTTGCTGGGGGCCGAGGGGGAgggggtggtgggggtgggggagaagagaaaaaaagaaaagaaggaaaagagaaaaaataaataaataaaagaatcagacaaaaaatgttaaatactATTAGCAATTGTCTTTGTGATGATCGGCCATACAACATAGGACCGTTGGCATCCACGTTTCCGTCAAAATTGGGCGAATagattcaattggaaaaatatgaaaaagtttaagactcattggcaaaattgaattatttaaggctgaattgacaaaagtgcagtCTGTTTATGACTTCTTAAACAGTTTTCCCCCGGGTCTATGAAATGGATATAATCTTAACCATCTCAAGCCATAAACAATTCGTTATTTACCATAATTAAGAGATGTGAAAATTTTTACGCAAGTTCAAGAAATCTAAGTATTGTTGTGGGCATCAATACCTAATAGAATCGTCGACATATTTGACAATATATCGACCAAAGATTACTCCGTTGTCGTCCAAATAACTCGATATTTGTTGCGTGGAAAAACTTGTGATCCCTAAATTCAAATCACATATAcaatcaaatttttggaaccacAAACTTCTCGATAGCGCCTAAAAGTCAAAAACAGTCGTCGATCCCAAAGGGTCAAgaatgttggaatatataaatattaaaccacgccttcttctaaaaacttttagaacagttggctgcggtcccataaaatcttttatggtatcggagcagaaggtcctaagttcaaatctttccaggcccctatttgcctcaccgatgaatattttcatgcttAGCACTAagcaaaaagaccagactaagcatgagggggagtgttagaatatataaatattaaaccacgccttacGCCttcttctaaaagcttaaaattttagaacagttagctgtggtctcataaaatctttcaaagAAGAACCTTCGGAATTATGAGACAAGAATGAAAGAGGATTCCATTTGTGGAACCTTTTCTTAAGGTGAAAACACGATTCACTCTTCACTCCTAGCTACTTGGTCATGGGTCAAGAACACGATTCACTCTTGACAATCACTTTCCTAACAAATATCCCAGAACACGATAAAAACTGTCCACACAAAGTTCAAACGTAGTCATAGTCAAATGTTCCATTTATTACAAAGTATCATCTTATTATTGCAAGGAGTACACctaaattaaaatgaaaacgGAGGAATACTTTGCTCATGCCGGAAAAAGTTGCCCGGATCGACGGTGGTCTTCACATGCACCAACCTGTCGAAGTTGTTCTTGAAGTACTTCTTTCCCCAAACGCTTGCTTGCTTGTAATCCGTGTTGCCTATCACGTTGTTCGTTCCTATGTCGAGATCTCTGTAGTTGATATAAGCTTCCCGAGGCGATTTCGACACGTACTGCGCCATATAACTATAGAAGCTTCGTATCCAACTCACGTGCTTTGGAGCAGCCTCGTTGCCTCCCTCGGCATCTGTCCATGACGTAAGGTGCTGGATCTTGTACAAAACCCCAGCTCTGTGAGGGAAGGGAAGGGCAGATTCGGAAATTTCACCCATTTTCCCGCCATAGTGGTTCCAAATCATAAGAGGCACCCCTTCATCTTCCTCAAAGAACCTCTCCCACATCCCCTCTAAGCCACTCTCCGGGATTGGCTCCCTCACGTAATCCGATTTGTGCTTAAAGAATACTTTGGTGTTGGAGCTCTTGTTGAGCAAGATTTCCAAGGGCTCTCCGCTGAACCCTGCGAAGTAGAGGACCGACTCAATCCAGCTCATCTCGGTGCAGTCCTCTCTCGTGAGGTTGAGCTCCGGGAAGCTGCTCCTCGTCACGTCGAGGAGCGCGTCGACACCACCGAGGTAAAGGGTGTTGAACGACGCTTGCATCGTCCTCGTCCCGTTGGGGCCAGAGTTGAGGCTCTGCAAGATCACCCGGATGAATAGGTCGTCGGGGAGCTTGTTCCCGAGAAGTTGCCATTGAATCAAGAGCTTCGTCGCGTGTTGCTCCAACGTCCTCACGAGCGTGAACACGGTGACGGTTGGTGGCACCGGGACGAGCTTGACTTTCCAGGACACTACCACACCGAAGCTGCCGCCTCCTCCGCCTCGGATCGCCCAAAAGAGATCTTCCCCCATGGATTCTCTATCAAGGAGCTGCCCTTGCACGTCGACCAACTGGGCATCGATTACGTTATCGGCTGCGAGGCCATATTTGCGCATCATCGTGCCATAGCCTCCACCACTGAAGTGACCGCCAACACCGATCGTGGGGCAGACGCCAGCCGGAAAGCCGAGGGCTTTGCTCTTCTCAGCGATCCTATAGTAAAGCTCGCCCAACGTTGCGCCCGATTGGACCCACGCTGTTTCGTCCTCCGCATCTACAGTGATCGATCGGAGATTCACCATGTCAACCATGATGAACGGGACTTCAGACAAGTAGGAAAGGCCCTCGTAGTCGTGACCACCgcttcggatccttatttggaGTCCGTAACGCCGGGAGCAGATGATGGCGGCTTGGATGTGGGAGACACGGAGCGGTGTCACGATGAGTAAAGGTTTGGGAGCGAAAGGAGTCAAGAAGCGCAGGTTCTGTATGGTAATGTCCAAGACAGAAGAATACGAAGAGTTGATTGGAGTATAAACGAGATTGAAGATGGAGGTTGCGTTCTCGGAGTGAAGAGAGAGGCATTGCAGGAAATTCATGGGAGTGCTCGTAGCAAAAGCTACCAGAGGAGCTGAAAAGAGGAGGACACATGCCAAGCGAAGATGCATAGTGAAGTTTTGCATCttcatttgttatttttgttcCTTTCAAGGTTGCATTACCAACTATATGGAGGGTGCCTTATTTATAGTTCCATGCGAGCGAGGACACAAACGGCGAGTGGCGAAACTCGATTTTGATTTCACACTCCCCTTCCAATTCTGTGATAAACGAATGGACGAAATTAGCCGATTATTTCTATCCTTGAGAACGACGTGCATGAAAGTTTACACGACACATGCAGGGTTTGACTTTCTATCACCTTCCAGATTAGCACGGCATTGATTCATTTGATCATGAATTGTGTGACAAGTTTTCCtcctattcttcttttttttttcaaaataatatttcattcattttctcgGGGTACAAGTGATATACACTGCAGATCAACTacaaagcaaaacaaatttCAGAAAACTTCAAAACGAAACAAGCTCCggataacaagagaaatcattGGAACAAGGTTATGGGTCACACGCTCAAAGTGCACATCTATGACTTCTTCATACCAAAATCGGCAGCTGATCACCGAACCCGTCttcggtgatgagcacacaccgagatCTCCATCTAATGACATGGCTTTGCCTGTCGGCGATACACGCCTAGGTTTAGCGTGCTCAACACCATCACCGAACAAAGATAAAAGGTTGAACGAGCACAAATTTGACCCCGGTAAGAGCGAACAGATTTGACCCCCGTAAGAGCGAAACCTTCACGAAACTCCCTCGATTTCCTTCAAAACTGGATTTGTTAACCAATAAAACCCGAGAAGAGCGTAACCCCAAAAATATACACGCAG
The sequence above is drawn from the Rhodamnia argentea isolate NSW1041297 chromosome 9, ASM2092103v1, whole genome shotgun sequence genome and encodes:
- the LOC115756035 gene encoding berberine bridge enzyme-like 15, with the protein product MKMQNFTMHLRLACVLLFSAPLVAFATSTPMNFLQCLSLHSENATSIFNLVYTPINSSYSSVLDITIQNLRFLTPFAPKPLLIVTPLRVSHIQAAIICSRRYGLQIRIRSGGHDYEGLSYLSEVPFIMVDMVNLRSITVDAEDETAWVQSGATLGELYYRIAEKSKALGFPAGVCPTIGVGGHFSGGGYGTMMRKYGLAADNVIDAQLVDVQGQLLDRESMGEDLFWAIRGGGGGSFGVVVSWKVKLVPVPPTVTVFTLVRTLEQHATKLLIQWQLLGNKLPDDLFIRVILQSLNSGPNGTRTMQASFNTLYLGGVDALLDVTRSSFPELNLTREDCTEMSWIESVLYFAGFSGEPLEILLNKSSNTKVFFKHKSDYVREPIPESGLEGMWERFFEEDEGVPLMIWNHYGGKMGEISESALPFPHRAGVLYKIQHLTSWTDAEGGNEAAPKHVSWIRSFYSYMAQYVSKSPREAYINYRDLDIGTNNVIGNTDYKQASVWGKKYFKNNFDRLVHVKTTVDPGNFFRHEQSIPPFSF